A single genomic interval of Fretibacterium sp. OH1220_COT-178 harbors:
- a CDS encoding ArsR family transcriptional regulator, producing the protein MMIESLISSKTRIKLLLKFFLNPDVTAYLRGLAEEFGESTNAVRVELNRLCSAGFLEEVPEQGRKRTFRACKTHPLFPELQRIVRKVLGIDQVVEGIVERLGSVRLALITGDYAHGIDSGIIDLVLVGEVDRQYLGGLIEIVEGMIARKIRALVLTPEEYETLRGTLCPEESLFVWGERDEMLREQVRDAG; encoded by the coding sequence ATGATGATAGAATCGTTGATATCCTCCAAGACCCGCATCAAATTGCTTTTGAAATTTTTCTTGAATCCCGACGTCACGGCCTACCTTCGGGGACTGGCCGAGGAGTTCGGGGAGTCCACCAATGCCGTGCGCGTGGAGCTGAATCGTCTGTGCTCCGCGGGATTTCTCGAGGAGGTCCCCGAGCAGGGGAGAAAACGCACCTTTCGGGCCTGCAAGACGCACCCTCTCTTTCCGGAGCTGCAGCGCATCGTGCGCAAGGTGCTGGGGATCGACCAAGTGGTGGAGGGGATCGTCGAACGTCTGGGGAGTGTCCGACTTGCGCTGATCACGGGGGACTACGCGCATGGGATCGACAGCGGGATCATCGACCTGGTTCTGGTCGGTGAGGTCGATCGCCAGTATCTGGGCGGATTGATCGAGATCGTGGAGGGGATGATTGCCCGAAAGATCCGTGCGCTCGTGTTGACCCCGGAGGAATACGAAACGCTTCGGGGGACCTTGTGTCCCGAGGAGTCCCTGTTCGTCTGGGGCGAACGGGACGAAATGCTGCGAGAACAAGTGAGGGATGCAGGTTAA